The following proteins are co-located in the Billgrantia tianxiuensis genome:
- a CDS encoding heparinase II/III family protein — protein MNYPSALCVGDIKHEELFRFVRLGKISKALKILRKDLITHKDKTVFLSTESIVNQLDNIEDSRWVELFEGLKKLGCLELLIVVREPVAFLKSYYKQAVVNQPSSAMSFYATPLTLDDFSGLASIQNLLDYPKVIEKLERLSGSSIRVFEYGADIVDDILTCVVEGPVENIKAQRSNESLKPEEVELIRQINALGLSSGQRNAWFKVMSHSCSLNSQTALSLASRANYEDLLALDANWLLNVRLGQNENLGVNDNKLMALSHEVHQWLVKYQHAHEVKHLLSNTERGAMSLKKAGCLELECCVQKKLLQLSNHSRNKALGEKLFAKQQLELAPFKAVPFSGWGEWEKDPLNNRSWQWRLNWLSFLSYLIAFHRTNGEEAVLDTAREAIQSWLDTYLDTDTSYPFEFIWHDHATALRAEQLVLFAYYCREHATEWASKNSKFLTSLEQALVVHGQRLAKDSFYSEHTNHGLEQARVLLLLGTVFEGGRAREWQQIAIRRISSELTFAFTEEGVHVENSPAYHIFVFKVFLGIIKDYPEQMLGDLAEQFNQFSNKALSFITHVLRPDGKLPPIGDTEQLPTSDAYREMFGHRLEYQYFLYALTQGEQGVRPPVLNCVYPKSGYAIFRDHWPIKEHYQKAFHLIAKVGCSSRYHHQQDESHVSLYAGGEDWLIDSGLYNYINNDPVRKYMRGRHGHNVPLISHANYHKNFDHRLKAWEVLDYSIDPSKPFLCMKLDVLVPVAHERRVEFDAKDKIVEIKDKISSGDGEYRDITLQWHFPKDKKITIEDEQVTVTSRSGNLLHISFEGKVPDSLSVVKGRKEERVFSCISYKANQVEPSQMLRVVFKSRAGLEVTTKFAFEMSEEKVAPAAAAPVKNVQSLGASFKYWQRKSNRQHSVVLGADAVCIKLAKAHRAKKIGKVDCLASGCGEGNFTDFSREDGLSEWLSLQLLNVSGSYPFVDDRQVLQGFQDLELLVISGAGFSEKEFAPVLVSLLPSLFKCMADAGQVWVNDSLPEELKTFCLTWAIQHNLSVKLISGLEEALAVPRTVKEKSRMLTVVSRIIRGIRKLG, from the coding sequence GTGAACTACCCAAGCGCGCTCTGTGTAGGTGATATAAAGCATGAAGAGTTATTTCGTTTTGTACGTTTGGGGAAAATAAGTAAGGCGCTTAAAATTCTTCGTAAAGACTTGATTACCCATAAAGATAAAACGGTTTTTCTTTCGACTGAGTCCATAGTCAATCAGTTAGATAACATAGAAGATTCTCGTTGGGTAGAACTTTTTGAAGGTTTGAAAAAACTGGGTTGTCTTGAGCTTCTGATTGTTGTGAGAGAGCCTGTAGCATTCTTAAAATCTTACTACAAACAGGCTGTTGTTAACCAGCCTTCTTCGGCAATGAGCTTTTATGCAACGCCTCTAACTCTTGATGATTTCTCAGGGCTTGCCTCTATACAGAATCTTTTAGATTACCCAAAAGTTATTGAAAAACTCGAAAGGCTCAGTGGTTCTTCAATAAGAGTTTTTGAATATGGTGCTGATATTGTTGACGATATTTTAACTTGTGTAGTTGAGGGGCCTGTAGAAAATATTAAAGCTCAACGTAGTAATGAGAGCTTAAAGCCGGAAGAAGTTGAGTTGATTCGCCAGATTAATGCATTGGGCCTCTCTAGTGGCCAGCGCAATGCTTGGTTCAAGGTGATGAGTCACAGTTGCTCCTTGAATAGCCAAACAGCTTTAAGCTTGGCAAGTCGGGCTAATTACGAAGATCTTTTGGCGCTAGATGCTAATTGGCTACTTAATGTTAGGCTTGGTCAAAATGAAAACCTGGGCGTGAATGATAATAAATTAATGGCTTTATCACATGAAGTGCATCAATGGCTAGTGAAATATCAGCATGCTCATGAGGTTAAACATTTGCTTAGTAATACAGAGCGGGGGGCTATGTCCTTAAAAAAAGCTGGTTGTCTTGAGCTCGAGTGTTGCGTCCAGAAAAAATTGCTGCAGCTCTCGAATCATTCGAGAAACAAGGCGCTGGGCGAGAAACTATTCGCCAAACAGCAGCTTGAGCTAGCCCCTTTCAAAGCTGTCCCATTTTCCGGATGGGGTGAGTGGGAGAAGGACCCGCTCAACAACCGCAGCTGGCAGTGGCGATTGAACTGGTTGTCCTTTCTATCTTACCTGATAGCCTTTCATCGAACCAATGGTGAAGAGGCGGTACTAGACACAGCTCGCGAAGCGATCCAATCATGGCTTGACACCTACTTAGATACAGATACCAGCTACCCATTCGAGTTTATCTGGCACGACCATGCAACTGCGTTGCGCGCTGAGCAACTCGTGCTGTTTGCTTACTACTGCCGTGAACATGCAACCGAGTGGGCAAGCAAAAATAGTAAGTTTCTGACCTCCTTGGAACAGGCGTTGGTAGTGCATGGTCAGAGGCTGGCCAAGGATAGCTTTTATTCAGAGCACACCAACCACGGCCTGGAGCAGGCCCGTGTATTGCTATTGCTCGGTACCGTGTTTGAAGGAGGGCGGGCCCGAGAGTGGCAGCAGATCGCCATTCGACGTATCAGCAGTGAGCTGACGTTTGCCTTTACCGAAGAGGGCGTCCACGTCGAGAATAGCCCCGCCTACCACATCTTCGTCTTCAAGGTGTTCTTGGGTATAATCAAGGACTATCCAGAACAGATGCTGGGTGATCTGGCTGAACAGTTCAATCAGTTCTCCAATAAGGCGTTGAGCTTTATCACCCATGTTCTACGCCCAGATGGCAAGCTGCCACCCATTGGTGATACCGAGCAGCTACCCACCTCGGATGCTTATCGTGAGATGTTCGGCCACCGCCTGGAGTACCAGTATTTTCTCTATGCTCTGACCCAGGGCGAGCAGGGTGTAAGACCACCGGTACTGAACTGCGTTTATCCTAAGTCTGGTTACGCGATTTTCCGCGACCATTGGCCTATCAAGGAGCACTACCAGAAAGCGTTCCACCTGATCGCCAAAGTGGGCTGCTCCAGCCGTTATCACCATCAGCAAGATGAAAGCCATGTTAGTCTTTATGCTGGTGGTGAAGACTGGCTAATTGATTCTGGTCTCTATAACTATATCAATAATGATCCGGTGCGAAAGTATATGCGTGGTCGCCACGGTCACAATGTACCATTGATTTCTCATGCCAACTATCATAAGAATTTTGATCATCGTTTGAAGGCTTGGGAAGTCTTAGACTATTCAATAGATCCATCAAAGCCTTTTTTATGCATGAAGCTTGATGTCCTGGTGCCTGTGGCACATGAGCGGCGAGTCGAGTTTGATGCTAAAGACAAAATCGTGGAGATTAAAGATAAAATCTCATCAGGTGACGGTGAATATAGAGATATTACTTTGCAATGGCACTTTCCAAAGGATAAAAAAATTACGATTGAGGACGAGCAGGTAACGGTGACCAGTCGCTCGGGAAATCTCTTGCATATTAGTTTTGAGGGAAAGGTTCCAGACAGCCTGTCAGTAGTAAAGGGTAGAAAGGAAGAGCGTGTTTTTAGTTGTATCTCCTATAAGGCCAATCAAGTCGAGCCCAGTCAAATGCTACGTGTAGTATTCAAGAGTCGGGCAGGACTGGAGGTGACTACTAAGTTTGCATTTGAGATGTCAGAAGAGAAGGTGGCTCCTGCTGCGGCAGCTCCTGTAAAAAATGTTCAGTCACTAGGAGCCTCTTTTAAGTATTGGCAGCGAAAATCTAATAGGCAACATTCGGTTGTATTGGGGGCTGATGCTGTTTGTATAAAGCTAGCCAAGGCCCACCGAGCTAAAAAAATTGGTAAAGTTGACTGCCTTGCTAGTGGTTGTGGGGAGGGTAATTTTACCGACTTTAGTAGAGAAGATGGGCTCTCTGAGTGGCTTTCACTCCAGCTACTAAACGTCAGCGGTTCCTACCCGTTCGTTGACGATAGACAAGTCCTGCAGGGCTTTCAAGATCTAGAGTTGCTAGTTATTTCTGGAGCGGGATTTTCAGAGAAAGAATTTGCTCCGGTGCTCGTTTCCTTGCTGCCGAGTTTGTTTAAGTGTATGGCCGACGCTGGACAAGTTTGGGTCAATGATAGTTTGCCTGAGGAGTTAAAGACGTTTTGCCTGACATGGGCTATACAACATAACCTTTCGGTTAAGCTTATTTCTGGGTTGGAAGAGGCATTAGCCGTACCTCGTACGGTGAAAGAGAAATCACGAATGCTAACTGTTGTAAGTAGAATTATTAGGGGAATAAGAAAATTGGGTTGA
- a CDS encoding sulfotransferase family 2 domain-containing protein, producing MLSHFHKTIFVHIPKCGGQSIEDIYIRETGLTWKNRAPLLLRKRADGESAPPRLAHLTIKEYLENKYVSNEMFDSYFKFSVIRNPYTRVVSFYKYMGFSDKISINEFCQEYLVKFNSKKHAKYWFYMPQVNFLLMRDGRVGIDKLLRLENLQEDWERSVLSLTNVVTSKVPHVNISKESDESTRRTDYLRELNKKSFEVINRLYDKDFLFFNYERRLY from the coding sequence GTGTTATCTCATTTCCATAAAACTATTTTTGTGCATATACCTAAGTGCGGAGGCCAATCTATTGAAGATATTTATATAAGAGAGACAGGACTTACTTGGAAAAATCGGGCGCCTCTATTATTAAGGAAAAGAGCTGATGGGGAGAGTGCGCCTCCGAGGTTGGCACACCTGACGATTAAGGAATACTTAGAAAACAAATATGTCTCTAATGAGATGTTTGATAGTTATTTTAAATTTTCAGTGATAAGAAATCCCTATACAAGAGTAGTCTCGTTCTATAAATATATGGGCTTTTCCGACAAAATAAGTATAAATGAATTTTGTCAGGAATATCTAGTTAAGTTTAATTCTAAAAAGCATGCAAAATATTGGTTTTATATGCCGCAAGTTAATTTCCTATTAATGCGAGATGGGAGAGTTGGCATAGATAAGTTACTTAGGCTGGAAAATTTACAGGAAGACTGGGAAAGAAGTGTGCTATCATTAACTAATGTCGTGACGAGCAAAGTGCCACATGTGAATATCTCTAAAGAAAGTGACGAAAGCACTAGGCGTACAGATTATTTGCGTGAATTAAATAAAAAAAGCTTCGAAGTTATAAATCGCTTGTACGATAAAGACTTTTTGTTTTTTAACTATGAGCGCAGGTTGTACTAA
- a CDS encoding glycosyltransferase family 4 protein: protein MEIKLTNTVSMVVWNEFLNDARVLKEAQTLQSSGYQVVVHALHTPGVTEEREILASGVQVVRVSRSPLWKLRKRKRIEAERNAAKKSEKTKSQPQKVAAPPPETFMRQLLKLVARLWTHAGLAAQLVRSRPDVIHAHDVNVLPTAWLAAKIARVPLVYDAHEISTDREGYKAFRGLVGWLEKKLMPKAAGTITTTDARAKFFARAYGIPRPLVLQNRPRLVKVEGSNRIREELGLAEPWPIVLYQGGLQPGRGLPRLVEAAASVPHAYFVFIGGGRQAAELHELTAELGLEERVRFIPTVALSELPSYTASADVGVQPIENTCLNHFTTDSNKLFEYVIAGLPVVASQLPEIGKVVRTHDLGLLVPPGDTEALANAIRQLVESPELRAYHRAKAEQAAGSLNWESQERALVELYERILPSSRVAKAGR from the coding sequence GTGGAAATTAAATTGACAAATACAGTTTCCATGGTCGTATGGAACGAGTTTCTTAATGATGCGCGGGTGTTGAAGGAAGCACAGACGCTGCAATCGTCAGGTTATCAAGTGGTCGTGCATGCACTGCATACACCCGGTGTGACGGAAGAGCGAGAAATTCTTGCCTCTGGTGTTCAGGTGGTACGTGTCTCTCGCAGCCCGCTGTGGAAGCTTCGCAAGCGCAAGCGTATAGAAGCCGAACGCAATGCCGCCAAGAAGAGTGAGAAGACAAAGTCGCAACCGCAGAAGGTTGCTGCTCCGCCACCGGAAACCTTCATGCGCCAATTACTCAAGCTGGTGGCTAGGTTATGGACCCATGCTGGGCTTGCCGCTCAGCTCGTGCGCTCACGTCCGGATGTCATCCATGCTCATGATGTCAATGTACTACCTACCGCTTGGCTGGCGGCTAAGATTGCTCGCGTACCCTTGGTTTACGATGCTCACGAGATCAGTACGGACCGGGAAGGGTACAAGGCATTTCGAGGGCTGGTGGGGTGGCTGGAAAAGAAGCTGATGCCTAAAGCGGCGGGCACCATTACCACTACGGATGCACGTGCCAAGTTTTTTGCTCGTGCTTATGGCATACCGCGCCCCTTGGTGCTGCAGAATCGTCCGCGGCTGGTCAAAGTGGAGGGCTCGAACCGTATTCGTGAGGAGCTGGGGCTGGCCGAGCCTTGGCCGATCGTGCTCTATCAGGGCGGGTTACAGCCGGGCAGGGGGCTTCCTCGTTTGGTGGAGGCTGCTGCCAGTGTACCGCATGCCTATTTCGTGTTTATTGGGGGAGGCCGCCAGGCCGCTGAGCTGCACGAACTGACCGCCGAGTTGGGGTTGGAGGAGCGTGTGCGCTTCATTCCTACTGTTGCGCTCAGTGAGCTGCCGTCCTATACCGCCTCGGCGGATGTCGGTGTGCAGCCCATCGAGAACACTTGCCTGAACCACTTCACTACCGATTCCAACAAGCTATTTGAGTACGTCATAGCAGGCTTGCCGGTAGTGGCTAGCCAGCTACCCGAGATTGGTAAGGTGGTACGAACCCATGACTTGGGTTTGTTGGTGCCTCCGGGTGATACCGAAGCCTTGGCAAACGCCATTCGCCAATTGGTGGAGTCACCGGAGTTACGAGCTTACCATCGCGCCAAAGCGGAGCAGGCAGCCGGGTCGCTCAACTGGGAGAGTCAGGAGCGGGCATTGGTCGAGCTGTATGAGCGGATATTGCCCAGTTCACGGGTTGCCAAGGCAGGGCGTTAG
- a CDS encoding glycosyltransferase family 4 protein, whose product MRLLLLGFYYPPDISAGAFRTEALVNALACRLPKGAELHVITTMPGRCVAGGDAPPEEETLFSGSVRIIRLPVPGGRGMAAQARAFTCYALQVRRLIKGVSYDLVIATSSRLVTAALGQWVARRCNAKLYQDIRDNFVANLPYVLPSGVGRLLAPIFGWVERWALDRADRINLVSRGFAPYYESHYPSQDFTWHTNGIDLPFVEAAESGFFERADCHGTEPLKVLYAGNLGAGQGIEHVLPSLAERLHKRVEFTVIGAGAGREALCRALNERGIKNVNVQDPVPREALLGAYRTADVLFLQLNTLPSLETVLPSKLFEYAATGRPIWAGLAGFPARFVREEIDNAALFAPGDVESAVAALDRLELHCRPRPAFVEKWRRDKIMADMAEEVLALVTNET is encoded by the coding sequence GTGAGATTGCTCCTGCTTGGGTTCTATTATCCGCCGGATATCAGTGCCGGTGCCTTTCGTACCGAGGCACTGGTGAATGCATTGGCGTGTCGTTTGCCCAAAGGGGCGGAGCTACATGTCATCACTACGATGCCTGGCCGGTGTGTAGCCGGAGGTGACGCACCGCCTGAAGAGGAAACGCTTTTCTCGGGTAGTGTGAGAATCATACGCTTACCTGTTCCCGGCGGGCGTGGTATGGCCGCGCAGGCTCGCGCGTTCACTTGCTATGCGCTTCAGGTACGTAGGCTGATCAAGGGCGTTTCGTATGATCTGGTGATCGCTACGTCATCGCGCTTGGTAACCGCTGCGCTTGGGCAATGGGTGGCAAGGCGTTGCAACGCCAAGCTATATCAGGATATACGCGATAATTTTGTTGCTAACCTGCCTTACGTGCTACCTAGTGGCGTGGGCCGGCTGCTGGCGCCTATCTTTGGTTGGGTGGAGCGCTGGGCATTGGACCGGGCCGACCGCATCAACCTGGTGTCGCGAGGGTTTGCTCCCTATTACGAGTCTCATTATCCATCCCAAGATTTCACGTGGCACACCAACGGTATCGATCTTCCGTTCGTCGAGGCGGCGGAATCCGGCTTTTTCGAGCGTGCGGATTGCCACGGCACCGAACCGCTGAAGGTACTCTATGCCGGCAACTTGGGGGCTGGCCAGGGGATCGAGCACGTGTTGCCGAGTTTGGCTGAGCGGTTGCACAAACGGGTTGAATTTACCGTTATCGGGGCCGGGGCGGGACGAGAGGCACTGTGCCGCGCTCTGAATGAGCGAGGCATCAAGAACGTTAACGTGCAAGACCCCGTGCCACGCGAGGCGCTGCTCGGTGCCTATCGCACAGCCGATGTGCTGTTTCTGCAACTGAATACCCTGCCTTCGCTGGAGACCGTGCTGCCTTCCAAACTGTTCGAGTATGCGGCAACAGGGCGCCCGATCTGGGCTGGGCTGGCGGGCTTTCCCGCGCGCTTCGTCAGGGAGGAAATAGATAACGCTGCGCTATTCGCACCAGGTGATGTCGAGTCGGCTGTCGCTGCATTGGATCGACTTGAGTTACACTGCCGCCCGCGCCCGGCATTCGTAGAAAAATGGCGGCGTGACAAGATCATGGCCGACATGGCCGAGGAAGTTTTGGCTCTGGTGACGAATGAAACGTAA
- a CDS encoding polysaccharide pyruvyl transferase family protein — protein sequence MVKLYSSILEYDLPTIFLGLGTSGKFSFNDEHFTKEEQEVFKRASLITTRDTDTHDGLQPLETHQLPCPALLSSKSGRLVDKVKRIGLMYGTNDAVASNNVSSDTYQYMMNIYKKLLDDYGDEYEIEFVSHYIDELSHFRKDFGDQTVRYSYDAKDYLDIYNRYDLVIGYRVHGIGISASMGIPGIMLAHDRRAATVKGFLADMIAIDDPMSR from the coding sequence ATGGTCAAGCTCTATTCATCCATTCTCGAATACGATCTTCCTACCATTTTTCTTGGCTTGGGGACCAGCGGGAAATTCAGCTTCAATGACGAACACTTCACTAAGGAAGAACAAGAAGTTTTTAAACGAGCTTCGCTAATAACCACAAGAGATACTGACACACATGATGGGCTGCAACCGCTAGAAACCCATCAGCTACCTTGCCCTGCCTTGCTATCTAGCAAAAGCGGAAGATTGGTAGATAAAGTCAAAAGAATCGGCTTAATGTACGGTACGAACGACGCGGTTGCCAGCAACAACGTTTCTAGCGATACCTACCAGTACATGATGAATATTTATAAAAAATTACTTGATGATTACGGTGACGAATACGAAATAGAGTTTGTCTCACACTACATAGACGAGCTATCTCATTTTAGAAAGGACTTCGGTGATCAAACCGTTCGATACTCCTACGACGCCAAAGATTATCTGGATATTTATAATCGCTATGATCTGGTAATAGGTTACCGTGTCCATGGTATCGGAATATCGGCCTCCATGGGAATCCCCGGCATCATGCTTGCTCATGATAGACGAGCGGCCACGGTAAAAGGCTTCCTTGCAGACATGATAGCTATTGACGACCCTATGAGCAGGTAA
- a CDS encoding sulfotransferase domain-containing protein: MLRDYLLSPEKFWPETHCRNSLKLQKNLIKGCGSNDKKIIEKYVDNIISLAELRSRFSPKHVYIVNAGSSGSHWLEKMLSFFPNFHNGGEIYIPKNLINYMGKISGDQANIILDAIYIVHTGDVFKDSLSATISNSAHLAKHNRISKFSRNKLRVLLLRNPVDIVASRTFRKDEYKKYVAPNASDKEYLERNCSYVENFFKEIVYDDFDIILKYEDILSDPKNIISKILSYIDVSACDADLEKVVALTSKEAIKKSVEEGRDAVTNVYLGERKDYGWAMEYIEKRVHDVALSMGYL; this comes from the coding sequence ATGTTGCGTGATTATCTTTTAAGTCCTGAAAAGTTTTGGCCAGAAACGCATTGTCGAAATTCGTTGAAGTTGCAGAAGAATCTTATAAAAGGGTGCGGAAGCAATGATAAAAAGATAATCGAAAAATATGTTGATAACATAATCTCTTTAGCAGAGTTGAGGTCTAGGTTTTCACCTAAACATGTATATATAGTTAATGCTGGCAGTTCAGGCTCACATTGGTTAGAAAAGATGTTGAGCTTTTTCCCAAATTTTCACAATGGCGGTGAAATTTACATCCCAAAAAATCTTATTAATTACATGGGGAAGATTTCAGGTGATCAAGCAAATATAATTTTGGATGCAATTTATATTGTTCATACGGGTGATGTTTTTAAGGATTCGCTCTCTGCTACGATAAGTAACTCCGCTCACTTGGCAAAACATAATCGTATTTCAAAGTTTAGCAGAAATAAATTACGTGTGTTGCTTTTGAGGAATCCTGTGGATATTGTTGCTTCAAGAACTTTTAGAAAGGATGAGTATAAAAAATATGTGGCCCCAAACGCGTCCGATAAAGAATATTTAGAAAGAAATTGCTCTTATGTAGAAAATTTTTTTAAAGAAATAGTTTATGATGATTTTGATATTATACTAAAATACGAAGATATTCTGAGCGACCCCAAAAATATTATTTCTAAAATTCTAAGTTATATTGATGTAAGCGCATGTGACGCTGACTTAGAAAAAGTCGTAGCCCTTACATCTAAAGAGGCAATAAAAAAATCAGTGGAAGAAGGTAGAGATGCTGTAACAAATGTCTATTTGGGTGAAAGAAAAGATTATGGGTGGGCAATGGAATATATAGAAAAAAGGGTGCATGATGTCGCTTTGAGTATGGGGTATTTATAA
- a CDS encoding O-antigen ligase family protein, protein MKGVFERKRALWVNQWALFLVLVLLIATPIRSHAVVAVLLLYSIGYLVVNRHTLTITPFDWVVVALLLLFLLSRLPIYFWADQESRYLAPGAHMAALVPIYLMLRHLLVPPDLPALRQYMEAGLVLGCLGALAVALYQTQALGSYRADGFLFSINLSYLSCAMAFLAACLIRGSRHKAWLLAAALAGAVTCVLTLARGGILAMPILLIVLLMLNIDKIGWKTFASGIAALLLLGTVSYVALPSVQDRVAYTIAELDNLSEGDIEAAVSTGGRLQLWTAASHAFLARPLIGLGYEEREALNAQLVEDGEITEWVLGVSRGHAHSQYFEMAATGGVLGLVALFGYLVVPGVFHWRLCRQDSSNVWSQAALVFTLGFALYNLTEAAIHHEMMTTFYTYMQVTLLAMALLHRNQMSERQ, encoded by the coding sequence ATGAAAGGGGTGTTCGAGCGAAAGCGAGCTTTGTGGGTCAACCAGTGGGCGTTGTTCCTGGTGCTGGTGCTTCTCATCGCCACGCCGATACGTAGCCATGCCGTGGTTGCGGTGCTGCTGCTTTATTCCATCGGCTATTTGGTGGTCAATCGCCACACGCTGACGATCACTCCGTTCGATTGGGTGGTGGTTGCGCTACTGCTGTTATTCTTGCTTTCCCGGCTGCCTATCTATTTCTGGGCCGATCAAGAGTCCCGTTACCTGGCTCCAGGCGCGCATATGGCCGCTTTGGTGCCCATCTACCTGATGCTACGCCACCTGCTGGTCCCGCCTGACTTGCCTGCTTTAAGGCAATACATGGAAGCGGGCTTGGTGCTGGGCTGCCTTGGTGCACTGGCCGTTGCGCTTTATCAAACCCAGGCATTGGGGAGCTACCGTGCCGACGGCTTTCTGTTCAGCATCAACCTGAGCTATCTCAGCTGTGCCATGGCTTTCCTGGCAGCCTGTTTGATCCGTGGTAGCCGCCATAAGGCATGGCTGTTGGCCGCGGCTCTGGCCGGTGCCGTGACTTGTGTGCTCACGCTAGCCAGGGGAGGCATTCTGGCAATGCCCATCCTGCTGATAGTGCTCTTGATGCTGAATATCGACAAGATCGGCTGGAAGACCTTCGCCAGCGGTATCGCTGCCTTGTTGCTGCTGGGCACGGTGAGTTATGTCGCGCTGCCCAGCGTACAGGATCGGGTTGCCTACACCATCGCCGAGTTGGATAACCTGTCAGAGGGTGACATTGAAGCTGCGGTATCCACCGGTGGGCGCTTGCAGCTTTGGACTGCGGCTTCTCATGCTTTCTTGGCTCGCCCACTGATCGGGCTTGGCTATGAGGAGCGCGAAGCGCTGAATGCGCAGTTGGTAGAAGATGGGGAAATAACCGAATGGGTACTCGGGGTCAGCCGTGGCCATGCTCATAGTCAGTATTTCGAGATGGCTGCCACGGGTGGTGTCTTGGGATTGGTGGCGCTCTTTGGCTATTTGGTCGTCCCTGGTGTTTTCCATTGGCGGCTGTGTCGGCAGGACAGCAGTAATGTCTGGTCGCAGGCAGCATTGGTGTTTACGCTAGGATTTGCCTTGTACAACCTGACCGAAGCGGCGATACACCATGAAATGATGACAACTTTCTACACCTACATGCAGGTGACGCTATTGGCGATGGCGCTCTTGCATCGGAATCAGATGTCCGAGAGGCAATGA
- a CDS encoding exopolysaccharide biosynthesis polyprenyl glycosylphosphotransferase: protein MKRKYERRHSRWYEVLLLGLGIHVLVGLPLVILLPSLERWGWEFWLYLPDVRSNTIIAVGLAFMASALTLRRLADYPGTQLPAYILPTVSIAFLIAVALLFFTREGYTRQVMFGGYLASLIWFYLGYFIGKRYRKLKLALVPFGDTKRLLGSRRLDLRMLDEPDLQGVRFDGVVADLRAEDLPPEWEKFLATCTLCHIPVYHIRQIHESISGRVQIDSLSENEFGSLLPSLMYLRFKRLADTLGAILLLPVLLPIMLVTAILIKLDSPGPVFFMQPRVGYRARPFLMFKFRSMYHDMSGEDFTISEDDPRITRVGKAIRKYRIDELPQIFNILKGEMSFIGPRPESASLSEWYEQDVPFFSYRHVVRPGITGWAQVEQGYAAEVQGMTKKLQYDFYYIKHVSLWLDVLISLKTVRILFTGFGAR, encoded by the coding sequence ATGAAACGTAAGTACGAGCGCCGGCACTCCCGCTGGTACGAGGTGTTATTGCTGGGGCTGGGCATTCACGTGCTGGTGGGGTTGCCGCTGGTCATCCTGCTGCCATCGCTGGAGCGTTGGGGATGGGAGTTCTGGTTGTACCTGCCGGATGTCCGCAGTAACACCATTATCGCGGTTGGGTTGGCGTTCATGGCTTCTGCCCTGACGCTGCGTCGCTTGGCGGATTACCCAGGCACTCAGTTGCCTGCCTATATCCTGCCTACGGTATCCATTGCTTTTCTGATTGCCGTAGCCCTGCTGTTTTTTACTCGTGAGGGCTACACCCGCCAGGTAATGTTCGGTGGCTACCTGGCCAGCCTGATATGGTTCTATCTCGGCTATTTCATTGGCAAGCGCTATCGCAAGCTCAAGCTGGCCTTGGTGCCGTTCGGCGACACCAAGCGGCTGCTGGGCAGTAGGCGCCTGGACCTGCGTATGCTGGATGAGCCCGATCTTCAAGGGGTCCGCTTCGATGGCGTGGTGGCCGATCTACGCGCCGAGGATCTGCCGCCGGAGTGGGAGAAATTTCTGGCCACCTGCACCCTATGCCACATTCCCGTTTACCACATTCGCCAGATCCATGAGTCGATTTCCGGGCGCGTGCAGATCGATAGCCTCTCCGAAAACGAGTTCGGCAGCCTGCTGCCTTCGTTGATGTACCTACGCTTCAAGCGCCTTGCCGATACCCTTGGGGCTATCCTGCTGTTACCTGTGTTGCTGCCGATCATGCTGGTTACGGCTATTCTCATCAAGCTGGATAGTCCTGGCCCGGTGTTCTTCATGCAGCCGCGCGTGGGCTATCGCGCCCGGCCTTTCCTGATGTTCAAATTTCGCAGCATGTACCACGACATGAGCGGCGAGGATTTCACTATCTCCGAGGATGATCCGCGCATTACCCGGGTCGGCAAGGCCATTCGCAAGTACCGTATCGATGAGCTGCCCCAGATCTTCAACATCCTGAAGGGGGAGATGAGCTTCATTGGCCCGCGCCCGGAATCGGCGTCGCTCTCCGAATGGTACGAGCAAGACGTTCCTTTCTTCAGCTATCGCCATGTGGTGCGCCCGGGTATTACCGGCTGGGCCCAGGTCGAGCAGGGCTATGCGGCAGAGGTGCAGGGCATGACCAAGAAGCTGCAGTATGACTTCTACTACATCAAGCACGTATCGCTGTGGCTGGATGTGCTGATCTCCCTCAAGACGGTGCGCATCCTGTTTACCGGCTTTGGTGCCCGTTAA